The Cygnus olor isolate bCygOlo1 chromosome 22, bCygOlo1.pri.v2, whole genome shotgun sequence DNA window GCAGGGGGCGGGCAGGGCCAGCCCTTGGCTCGTGCCTCGTCTGTGCCATAAAAtgggggctgctcccctccccgAGGGGCTCCGGCTCCTGTTGGAGCTGTGCGAAGCTTTATTAGTGGGTCAGTGTcaaatcaaaattatatttcaaaataatctcCTTACCGTGTTCAATAAGCACCTCAGATTATACAAATTGCACGGATTTTGTCTAATAACCTCCCCCCCGGCTGATCCTATTTTCCTGTCAATGTCTGACCTCGACTGAAGCCCAAATGAACCAGGTGAGCCAGTTTCTCCTCCGCCAGCAGGGTGGGGGCGTTTGGCTTTGCAGAACACGGAGCGATAGGTGCTGAAACCCTCTGGGGCCCTGGACCCACCAGggactaaattaaaaaaaaaaaaattaaataaaacaaagtgaaataaagtaaattaaaaataataaaataaagtgaaatcaataaaataataaaataaataataaaataaatacaatgaaataaataaaataatataaaataatggaatggaatgaaattaaatgaaataaatgaaatgaaatgaaataaaattatttcattttatttcataataaataaattattaattaataataaacgacattatattatttattaattaataaattttaatacgaattttattatttattaattaagaaataataaaatattattatattttaacatattatATGtgatatataatataattaatatttatattaattaataaataataacgTATTTAACTtattaatgaaattttatttattgtatttatttattaattaattgtatttaataaaattaaataaaaatttattttatgaaataatataattttattttattttataaaataaataaaattttgattttaattttaattttatttacaaattaaaatataaaataaaataaaacaatgcaataaaatacaataaaacacaataaaacactaaaataaaataaaataaaataaaataaaataaaataaaataaaataaaataaaataaaataaaatagggaaAGTGCTGGCGGGGAGGGCACCAGACGAAGCCCCCAGCCCGGCGACGGGAGgcggccccccagccccgcggggggGCAGCACGGTCCCCGGCAGCCCCGCACCGCCCGTCGCTAGGTGTCCGCCTTGTGCTGCCAGATGCGGGGCTCCGTGCCCAGCGCACCCACAGCGCTGGGGTTCCCTCCTcctcagcacccagctgcaggagacGTTGCTTGGTTTTGGGCTGCGGAGCCAAAGATCCGGAGGCAgaaatgccccccccccccccgcccgtgCCCAGCTCGAGCACTCCGAGAGGAACAAGCGCACCCCGAGCCCCTCGCACCCAGCTCGTGCCCGCGTGTGCCCACAGCCTGCGTGGCACGGGCTGGGCACCccaggggaagggcaggagtTGGGCACCCACCGCCCACACTCACACGACGGGGACATTTCGTCAAAGCCACCCAGGTGGCCGGGCGCAGGAACGTCCCCCCCTCTGCAGGACCCGACACGAACCGAGGAAACCAAGAGCCTGCTGCGCTGTGCCACGGGGGTGTGGAGGGGCCAGAAGAACCCGCACCAGGTCCGCGTGGTGGAAGATGCCCGCAGGGCAGGAAGGCATTGGTGCTGGGCCAGGAGAGTGGGCGGCTCAAACGCCTGGGGCACAAAGTTTAACCTCTCTCAGCTGGAACTTTATTAGCCACGAAACACTCGCTGGATCTGACGGAGGGGAAAGCATGAGGGCAATTTGCGTCCCGGCCTCGCCCGGGGTGAGCAGGGGAATGGTGGAGGCACTGGAGCGGGGCAAGGGGTGGCCCTTGGCAAGGAGAGCTCTGCCTCGGACCAAGCTCTCCTTCCACGGCATCGTGGCAGCTCTGAAACCGGAGGGAGTGGGAGGTTACAGCGCGtcctggctcctctcctcctgagCCAGATGCCCACATGGGCATTTCCTCGAAGCCCCGTGGGGCTCCCAGCAtcacccccagccctggcagccccggggagcccggctgccagcctgcagcatctcctgcgGCCTACCTGCAGCTACAGGTCCTCCTCGTTTCCTTGTCTGCGGAGGAAAAAACAAGGGAAGAGGCGTTACACGGGGCGACGTGGCTGAGATGCAGGGAGGGTGAGCCAAGTCCCCTGCGGCCAGCAGGAGAGATGAGGCTGACCTAAAACCATACCcacctcctcttcttcttccctccGCAGTGGAACCGCTGGCCTGGGGgcaagaggagcagctgaggcctCTCGTGgttgcagcccctgccccagctcccccccgAAACCCCCACGAAGCGGTGCTGCTCCCGGGGCTGTCCCCCAGCTGGGAccaccagctctgcctcctgcgggctctccctctgcctccacGCCGGGGCTGGCCTCCTGCACAGCACCCACAGCCCAGTGCTGGGGGGTGCCGACCCCACGTGCTGCCTCCTGgcccccagtgctccccagcAAAGCCCGAGCACTCTCCTGAGTGCCCATCCGTCTCCCCAAGCTGTCCCTGTGGTTGCAGacacaggtgtttttttttatatttctcccCAAAACTCTTCAGCAATGTCCCTGCACGCTGCTGGAAGCCCGCAGGGGGTgatgcaggcagcaggggcGGTTTGCAGGAGCCCCGCACGCCTGGCACCACATCCCCCGGGGAGCTGCCGAGGGCTGAGGGCTCTGGGAAAGCTGGTTTCTCACTCTGGGAATGTCAGAgttttctctgctatttttaattactgacCTTCCCTCTGAAAGCCTTGACGCTGGCAGAGAAACTCTAAATATTTATGTGGTCTCCTTCCCAACTCGCTTTCTGTTGGGAACCTGCCCCGATGGAAATTTCCCAGGCGTATCGGGCTGCGGagggtccccagccctggcgTGGGGGGGCAGGGCCAGCACCCCGAGGAGGGAGGTGAGGGAGGGTCCCCGCAggggagcagcaccaggagggcACCCAGCCCTCCCGAGGCACTTACTGAGGATGATGAGGAGCCCGATGACAAACGCCACGACGGCGAAGATCAGCCCCCCATTGCGGATGGTCTCATAGTCTGGGGGGGAGGAGAGCCGCCGGGGTCAGCCCGCAGGGGGGAAGTGGGAggtgggctgcagcccccggccgcccggcTCGCACTTACCATAGCTGAACCTGTCCAGGCCCTGCTCGGGCGCTTGctctggaagagaggagagagccCAGTGGGAACCAGAGCCTGGGCCGGGCTCGCAGCGGGCACCTGGACGGGGCGGTGAGGTGGGAAGGACGAGGAGCGAGGGCTGTGAGGAAGAGCGCTCTGATTTCCTCCAGGTCCAGCCGAGCCAGAAAAGGATTCCCAGATTCCTGGTGTCACCCCAGCGAACTCGAGGCTCACCGTGCGTTCGCAGGACGCATTTGCAGGGTGCACGGGTCCTGAGCTCCGGGTGAAGCTGTGCTCAGGGACCTGGCTCGATGGGTTAGCGGCAAGCGGTCGCTGTTTGCCCAGGCTGCACGGGGCAGTGGCACCTCTCCggagcacagagcagcccccAAGCTGCCACCTTCTCTGGCAGCCTTCCTCCTCACCAGCAGCCTCATCCTCCTGAAGGCTGCGTGTCACCGCGTGGGCCGCCTTACCTGCTGGCACATCTCTGCGAGGGGCACTTTGGCCGGAGAAATCCCCCTGGGAAGCCGATCCTGCAGGACTCTGGGGATCCATCCCCGCATCTCCCCCCATTTTCAGCCAtagcccccccagccctgaaATCAGGAgggcccagccctgctcctcgcACTGCGATGTGCCCGATCCTGCCGGGTGGCTGGGCAGGGTGCTGCGTGCTGCCCTCCCCATGGCCCCCAGCAGCCTTACCGTCACCCATCATGTCGGTGTGCCGTCCGGCGGGCGTCTCGCTCTGGGAGCGGGCACCCAGGGGGAAGCGCGTTAATTGGGAGACAAACCTCATTAAACATTAACGGCCTCGGTGTAATGTTTATCGCAGTCACGCGGGGAGGCACAGGGCTCCCGCCCACCCTGGGGAGGGAGGCccaggaggggaggggggcaggcagggggtgcGCCCACGGTGCCAGCCCAGGATCGGAGTGTCCCTGTGccagctgggaggggagcagcgCGCCCTGTCCCGCTTCCCAAGCATCAGGCCAGCCgggctgccctcctgctgcggAGGTGAGAGCCAGCAcggggcagagggaagggttGGGTGGGACTGAGCTTTGCCGGGGAGAAGTGGGCAGCGTGCCCGGCGTGCCGGGTCCCCGCAGCGGCTGGGTCAgtgctccccagccagcaccgAGCCATCCCGGGTGGCCTGGCTGCACCACAGCGATGCCCGTGCCAGGATGCTGCACCCCTCGCCGGctgggccagccccagcccctggcaggcagcaggctgctcGATCCAGTTTGCCCTCCTCCCGAAATCGGCATGCAGGAGTCACGCGCCCAGGCTGCTTGGCGAGgagtgccccagccccagcccgtcCCCACACCTTGGGGAGAAGCCAGGCCCCAGGAGGGTGCACGTGGGGCCATCCGAGCATCCCTGGTGCCACGAAGCCGAGGCACGGCTCAGCTCAGAGCCTCACCAGCGGGAAGTGCCCAGCAGGCAGGACAAGGGCGCTCTGTGCCCGCGTCCCTCGGGGCTGGCTCGCTGCTCACGCGCTGCCTTCGCCCAGCCTCTGGCCATTGTTAaaagtgctgctggctgcagaaagGAGCACGGCACCGAGGGAGCTGCGACAGCCCTGAGCACAAAGCCCTGTCTGTGCTGCCCGGGGGGTTGCTGCCACTGCCCCCACCCAGGAGCCAGGCTGGCGGCACTGGGGGACAGCGTGGGAAGGGACCCGGCTCTCTGCGCCCGGCTCCTTCCCCGCGGGGACGGGCAGAGCTGCGCCCTGCCTTTCTCCCCACGCTGCCCATGTGGCTGCTGGCCCAAGCCTGCAAGAAACCCAAGTGCCCCCCGCAAggacagcccccccccccgcaccccatttcccagcccctcgcaccccagggctgcccctgccccgttCCCCCCTGCAGACTACGCAGCCAGGCACGGGTAGAAACCAAATTTTATTCCTTGCCCCCTCGGCTGACAGCAGCGAACGCACCCGTcccttcccacagcagcacGCGCTCCCGCTCAGAAGGAAACACGGTAGCTCGGTTTATTTCACAACAGTCAGGGTATTGCCGTTTGCACACACCACGGGGTTTGCTTTGTTTCGTGTTAACACCGACGGCACGCCACGGACACCACGGTCACTCCAACACCGACACTGGGACACGCACACAGCAAcactgggggctgggggcacgggggtggggggctgcggctggggagcagcacggAGATGGGGGGAGCAGAGGCTCTGGGTGGCAGCGGGATGGAAGGGACAAGGTACACAGGACACGGTCCCTCTGCCTTGCACGGAGGGGATGGAGCGTGCTCCCCGTCCCCGGTGCCACCAGGGGATGTGACAGCACAGAGGGACAGAGCCCACCCACAGCACCTCCAGAACCCCTCACAAAGCCTCCCGGAGGAGGAGAGCCTTGTCCCGGCGTGCTGACAGCACCACTGCTAAGGGACAACACGCAGCAGTGATGCAGGCAGCTATGTCCTGGGCCTCAGCACCGGGGGAAATGCCGCTGCCCCTTCCTGCCACAGACAGGGCTTTGTTTCAGCCGTGTTTCTGCCGAGCCCTGGGGGTGGCTCAGCCCGCCCAGCTCCGTCCCGTGGcacacagagcagagcgggGGCGAGGAGCTGGTCTGTGCTGGTTCACCACCCTCGCTCACGGTGACCCCGTGCCGGGGGATTTCAcagccccctctgcccccccccccggcggcttCGCACACTCGGAGCAGCATCCTGCCCCGACAGCATGGTCCTGGCCAGGGATGGAGGGTGCTGAGCAGATGGGACAGGGCCGCACCAGGAGGCTCCCCCTGCCTCACACCCAGCACCAAGGtgtcccagcagagctgagccccGGAATCACCCCTGGGTGCCTGCAGGATTATTGCCGAGCCACAacgtgcagcagggcagcagcaccgtGCGGGGCAggctgcttcctgctgctcccaaTGCAGCCcacagaaagctggaaaagccCCCAAAATGCTGCTGGACTGGTCCACCAGGGGGATGGTGCCAGCACCACGCACCAGCGCTCGGCAGCCCCCCTGGTCTGGGCAGGGACGGGGGCTGCCCGAGGGGCTTGGTCCCCGCGCTGCACCGGGCtccaggcacagccccagggctctccatgccctgcagctcctgtgctcaggctcaggagggagcaggggaatTTCTGCAGCACCCCAGAGGTGCTCCACAAACCCCCGGAGGCTGCTCGGCCCCCCGGTGGTCCCTGGGCAGGTCGCCAGGGGCAGGATGTCGGTGGCCAGCCCGGCTCCGAGAGGCAAACCAGAGGGAACACGGGCTGGCCGGGGACATCTCCTGCCCGCACCCAGCCCCATCACACTCACAGCACGAGAAAGGTGAGGAGAAATGACTATTACAACATCGGCAACAAGGAGCCCTAGAGGCAACGATCACCTTACAGGAACGTCACACAGCACTGGAGGCACAGGACGAGGGGAGCTTGGTCAGGCTGGGAGGCAGAGATCTGGTGTGGAAGTATGGAAGGTAACACGGGCACAGCAGCGCCGCATCTCCCTGGGGGGACCTGGTGCTGTGGGGTCAGTTTCCTTGCAGGCAGTTGGTGTCTGCAGTCCGAGCGTCTGTCCTCGGGTCGCTGGGTCTGCGCGGGGAGGACAGCAGCGAGTGAGGCCGGCGGCAGCACCGCCTCCACCAGCGACCCACGCTCTCCTGCCACCACGGGCTCCACGTTCAGCCCCTCTCCAAA harbors:
- the FXYD2 gene encoding sodium/potassium-transporting ATPase subunit gamma, with product MRFVSQLTRFPLGARSQSETPAGRHTDMMGDEQAPEQGLDRFSYDYETIRNGGLIFAVVAFVIGLLIILSQRFHCGGKKKRRQGNEEDL